AGATCCTTTTTGGCTTGGCCCTTTTTGGTCGGGGGCTCATTCGTCTGGTCCTTGCGCTTCCAGTTCTCCGGCACCACGCCATGTTCGCCGAAGGATGTGAATTTGCCTTCCTCGGCCCTGTGGTGGATCTGCAGGTTGAACAGGACGGCCTTGAAGACCGGGAGGAGCAGCAGGATCGAGCCGAGGCCGATGATTGTCATGACGATCATGGTGATGACGAAGCCCAGTCGTGTCTCCGGCACCAGCCCGGCAATGACGAAGGCGGGCGTGAAGATGATCAGGGCGAGGAAGCCGACGAAAAAGGCCGGGCCGTCAGCCGTATCGGCGACCGCGAAGCTCTGCCCGCAGACATCGCATTCATCCTTGAATTTCAGATAGCGGTAAAACAGCTTGCCGCGTCCGCAATTCCCGCAGCGCAGGCGGATGCCGGTCTCGACGGGGGAGCGGCCATGATAGCGTCTGTTCATGCCCAGCGTCGTACCGGATCAGTGGCGCTGAAGAAAGTCGGCCAAGCGGGCAGCTTGGATGCAGAAATGCCGTATCCGTCAGGACCCGGTCACCATCCGCGTCAGCCAGACACCCCCGACGGCGCAAGTCGCCGTCAGAACCGTGCCCCAGACGATGTCAACGAACACCATCTTGATCGGCCAGCCTTGCAGCGTTGCCAGATTGGTCATGTCGTAAGTGGCATAACAGAAGAAGCCGAACAAACCGCCATAGATCGCCGTCTTCATCAGCGATCCGCCGGACAGGCCGTGATGGCTGGCAAAGATCAGAATGCCGACGATGTAAAGCGAATAGAAGAGTAGCGCTGCGCCCCAGCGGACATTCTCCGCCATCAGGCTGCCGAGTTGCCCGGCATAGAAATCCTTCGCAAAAACGCCGAGCCAGAGCAGGTCGACGACGAGGAAGACGAACAGGGTTGCCACATAGGCGATGATCCAGGTGGAGAGGGGAATTGTGTCGGTCATGCTACTGCATACGCATGAACCCTTGATCGGGACGAAAATTGACCGCGATTCAACACGAGTTGCGGTTTTGCCGCACCTGCCCCGGCAATATTCGGGCTACGATCGCTCAGGGAACTGAGATAGTCTGACAGTCGGATATCATGGTCGGCGTCACACTCGGACGTCACAGGAAGGGCGGTTATGCTAGTCGGTCTGTTCGAGGGGCTGGATGCGGTGCTTCTGGCGCGTATCCAGTTCGCCTTTACCGTATCCTTCCACTTTATCTTTCCGGCCTTCACGATCGGCCTGGCCAGCTATCTGGCCGTATTGAACGGTCTTTATCTGCGAACGCATGACAGCAAATATCTGAATTTGTTCAAGTTCTGGGTGAAGATATTCGCCATCACCTTCGCCATGGGCGTGGTGAGCGGGATCACGATGAGCTACCAGTTCGGCACCAACTGGTCGGTCTTCTCGGACAAGGCTGGGCCCGTGATCGGGCCGTTAATGGCCTATGAGGTGCTGACGGCCTTCTTCCTCGAAGCCGGATTTCTCGGCATCATGCTGTTCGGGCGGTCGCGTGTCGGGCCCGGCCTGCACATGTTCGCCTGCATCATGGTGGCGTTCGGCACTGCCCTGTCAGCGACCTGGATCCTGTCCGTGAATAGCTGGATGCATACGCCGACGGGATATGCAATCGCCGAAAATGGTCAGTTCGTGCCGGTCGACTGGCTGGAGATCATGTTCAATCCGAGCTTTCCCTACCGTCTCGCCCATACGCTGACGGCGGCCTATCTGACCACGGCCTTCATTGTCGGTGGCGTGGGGGCGTGGCACTTACTGCGTGATCACGATCATGACCGCATTCATCAGGGCACGCGCACCATGTTTTCCATGGCGATGTGGATGGCTGCTATTGTTGCGCCGCTGCAGATCGTTCTGGGCGATCTGCACGGGCTCAATACGCTGGAACATCAGCCGCAAAAGGTCATGGCCATGGAAGGCCATTATGAGAGTCATCCAGACGGAGCGCCGCTCTATCTGTTCGGTATTCCGAACGAGGAAAAGCAGCGGCTCGATTATGCGATCGGTATTCCCAAGGCGAGTTCGCTGATCCTCAAACATGACCTTAACGCCCCGCTCGACGGGCTCGACACGATCCCTGTGGCGGATCGCCCGCCTGTCGCGATCCTATTCTGGTCATTCCGGATCATGGTCGGGATCGGCTTTCTGATGCTGTTCGTCGGCCTCTGGTCGCTCTGGGCGCGCTACAGGCGGACGCTCTACACCAATCGCTGGCTGCACAGGGCGGCTCTGATCATGGGCCCGAGCGGTCTGGTCGCGGTTCTGGCCGGATGGATTACGACCGAAGTCGGACGGCAGCCCTATACGGTCTGGGGTCTGCTGCGCACATCGGAGAGCGCCAGCCCGCTCGACGCCCCGGCTGTGGGCACATCGCTACTGGCTTTCATCATCGTCTACTTCTTCGTCTTCGGGGCCGGGGTCTTTTATATTCTGCGCCTGATGCGCGCGGGACCGCATGTTTATGAGGGAGGCCTCGCGGAATTGGCTGATGGTCCGATCCGGACTGCCGGGATCACGCCTGCGCAGCAAAGTCAGGCCAAAGACAAGAAAGAGGAGGGCTGACAGATGGAAATCGTTCCATGGCTCGCCTATAGCTGGGCCTTCCTGCTGGCATTGGCCGTCTTCATCTATGTCGTGCTGGACGGGTTCGATCTCGGACTCGGTATTCTCTATCCGTTCTTTCCGGACAGGCGCGATCGCGACCTGCTGATGAATACGGTCGCTCCGGTCTGGGACGGCAACGAGACCTGGCTGGTGCTGGGCGGCGGCGGGCTGTTTGCCGCATTCCCGATGGCTTACGGTATCGTGATGCCAGCGCTCTACGCGCCGATCATCGCCATGCTGCTGGCGCTGGTCTTTCGCGGCGTCGCCTTTGAATATCGCTGGCGGACCGAGCGCTGGCTCAAATACTGGGACTGGGCCTTTATCGGCGGCTCAGTCGTCGCCGCCTTTTCTCAAGGTATCGCGCTCGGCGCGCTGGTTCAGGGGATCGAGGTCGCCGACCGCGCCTATGCGGGCGGCTGGTGGGATTGGTTGAGCCCGTTTTCGCTGCTATGCGGCGTGGCCGTGATTGTCGGCTACGCGCTACTCGGCGCGACGTGGCTGATCATGAAAACCGATGGTCCCGTGCAGGACCGCGCAAGAAAACTGGCCTGGATTTTCGGAATCGCGACCGTGCTATGCATTGGGGCAGTCAGCCTGATCACGCCGTTCCTGGACAGTGTCTATTATTATCGCTGGTTTGAAATGCCGGGCCTGCTGATTTCAGCGCCCGTGCCGATGGCGGTTGCCATCATTCTGTTCTTGCTGTTCCGCTCGCTACGGGTGCACCACCATGAATACAGGCCCTTCATCCTATCCCTGATCCTGTTTGCGCTCTGTTTTGTCGGTCTTGGCATTTCGATCTTCCCGGATCTGATCCCGCCCGACGTCACCATACTCGATGCGGCGACACCCTATAACTCCCAGATCTTCATGTTTGTCGGTGCCGTCGTGCTGCTGCCGCTGATCTTGGGCTATACGGCCTATGCCTATTGGGTGTTTCGCGGCAAGACCGATCCGGATGAGGGGTATCATTGATGCGGGACCCCGCCGGAAACTGGGGATCGCGTCTGGTCTGGTTCGTCGGCCTGTGGGCGGCGGGGGTTCTAGCCGTGACGATCATTGGTTTCGCGATCCGGGCGATGATCCTTTAAGCGGCTAGATAGACGCCACAGCCTCTTGCCCGATGTGATCTGCCTGCTAAGCGCGCGAAGGGACTCATGAATTTCGCATCCGTCACATTTCTGTTCTTCTTCCTGCCCGTCATCGTCGCGCTCTACTTCGTGTTGCGCAGTCGCGGGGCGCGGAACGTCTTCCTGCTGATTGCGAGCCTGTTCTTCTACGCCTGGGGCGAGGGGGCGGGGCTGTCGCTGCTGCTGATCTCGATCATGATGAACCATGAATTCTCGCTGCGGATAGCAAAGCGGCCGCAGCCTTGGCTCGCTATTGGGATAACGGCCAATCTGGCGCTGCTGGTGGCATTCAAATATCTCGGCCTGATCACTGAAACAGTCGGCCTGCCCAGGATCGAGCCGCGTCTGCCGCTCGGTATTTCCTTCTACACCTTCCAGGCAATGAGCCTGCTGATCGATGTGTCGCGCGGATCGAAACCGGCGACGAATGCGATCAGGACCGGACTCTATATCAGCATGTTCCCTCAGCTGATCGCCGGGCCGATCGTTCGCTGGGACGAAATCAGGGCGCAGATCGTCGAGCGGCGCGAAAGCTGGGACCGGTTCTGCGATGGTACAAAGCTGTTCATGCTCGGTCTGGCGCAGAAGGTCCTGATCGCAGACGTGATTGCGCAGGTGGCCGATAGCGCCTTTGGTGCGGATGCAACGACGCTAGGCCCGACCGCCGCCTGGATCGGCTTGGCGGCCTTTACGCTGCAGATCTATTTTGACTTTGCGGGCTATTCGAACATGGCGATTGGGCTCGGGCGTATTTTCGGGTTCGAGCTGCCGCGCAACTTCGAGCATCCCTATAGTGCGGCGAGCTTTCAGGAGTTCTGGCGGCGCTGGCATATGACCCTGTCGCGCTGGTTTCGGGACTATCTCTATATACCGTTGGGCGGTTCACGTGATGGTGCGGCGCGGACCTATCGCAACCTTCTGATCGTCTTCGTCTTGTGCGGCCTGTGGCACGGCGCGGCATGGACATTCCTGCTATGGGGTCTCTGGCACGGCGTCTTCCTGATTGGGGAACGGCTGGCAAGATCGCGTGGTTTTCCGAAAATGCCCCGCCTGATCGGCGTCATCTACACGGTGCTGTTCGTATCGTTGGGCTGGGTCCTGTTCCGGGCGGATAGTCTGCCACATGCCTTGGCCTATTGGGCTGCGCTGATCCCTGGTGGCGAGGGAGGAGACATGATCGGCGTGCCACAAAGTGCGGCCTTTGCCATGATCGTGGGGGCGCTACTGGCCTGGGATGGCTGGAAAGGGCTTGGAGCGCGCATCAGGACACCCGAACTGGTTGGTACGACGCTCAGCTGGACCTTGATCGCAGGCCTCACAATCTTATGCTTTGCCGCCGTGGCGTCGACGACCCATCAACCTTTCCTGTATTTCCGTTTCTAGGCAGGATCGCAGGGACTGCGTTCGACGCAGACACATGCTTCCGGGCTGCGCGAAACTTTGCTAAAGAGACGGTCGGTCGCGGCAAAATGTTGCGGCCAAGGTGATTTGGAGACCCAAGCCATGCAGAAATGGACCCCGTCCAGCTGGCGAACGAAACCTGCAAAACATATTCCGGACGACTATCCGGATATGGACGCGTTGCATGCCGTCGAGGACACGCTGCGGGGTTATCCGCCGCTTGTCTTTGCGGGTGAAGCGCGACGTCTGAAGGCGCGGCTGGCCGAAGTTGCCATGGGCAAGGCCTTTTTGCTGCAGGGCGGGGATTGCGCGGAGAGCTTCAAGGAGTTCCATCCCGACAATCTGCGCGACATGTTCCGGGTCATGATGCAGATGGCGGTCGTGCTGACCTATGGCGGCGGGCAACCTGTCGTGAAACTGGGCCGCATTGCTGGCCAGTTCGGCAAACCTCGCAGTTCACCCATCGAGGAACGGGACGGGCTGACCCTGCCAAGCTATCGCGGTGATAACATCAACGGCATGGCTTTCGAACCCGACGCGCGGACGCCCGATCCCGAACGATTGCTGAAAGCCTATGGCCAATCGGCAGCGACCCTGAACCTGCTGCGGGCCTTCTCGACCGGCGGCTACGCCAATTTGCGTAATATCCACAAATGGACGCTGGGCTTCGTCTCGGATTCTGCTGCCAGCCAGCGCTATGAAGCGCTTTGCAACACGATAAGCGATGCGCTCGATTTCATGGAAGCCTGCGGGGTTACGCCGCAATCGACGCCACAAATGTCGGCAACGGATTACTACACGTCGCATGAAGGGCTGCTGCTCGGCTATGAAGAGGCGATGACCCGCATCGATAGTATGACGGGCCGCTGGTACGATACATCGGCGCATATGCTGTGGATCGGCAACCGCACGCGTCAGCTCGATCACGCCCATGTCGAATTCTTCCGCGGTATCGAAAACCCGATCGCGATGAAAATCGGCGACGGTCTGGAACCTGACGAGTTGCTTCGCCTGACCGATGTGCTCAACCCTAATAATGAACCTGGACGTCTGACCCTGATTGCCCGCTATGGACACGACAAGGTTGCCAAAGGTCTGCCGACGCTGGCTCGTGCCATCAAGGCGGCAGGCAAGCATGTCGTATGGTCCTGTGATCCGATGCATGGCAATACGATCAAGACCGCATCGGGCTTCAAGACCCGTCCCGTCGATCACATCATGTCCGAAGTCCGCACCTTCATGCAGGTCCTGCATAGTGAGGGCTGCTGGCCCGGCGGCGTGCATTTCGAAATGACGGGGCAAGACGTGACGGAATGTGTCGGCGGCGGTGTTCGTGCCGTGGCCGAGGAGGATCTGTCCTCACGCTATCACACCCATTGCGATCCGCGACTCAATGCCGATCAGGCGCTGGAGCTGGCCTTTCTGATTGCGGAAGAACTGAAGAGCTATCGCAGCGGTGAGGCGACTCGCCAAGCCGTCTAGGCGCGCAACAAGTCTAGGCAGCCAGGTGGGCCGCTTCGGCGGCCTCTCTGATGATCGGGACGAGCTGTAGAAGCAGTGCGACCGATTGCGCGATGAGCGACGTGATCATCACGGCGACGAACAGGATCAGCGCAATGACGATTGACTTGGGAATCGCGCTGTCTCTCGGATGACCTGCAAAGGGGCCCCGTAAGGTCGTCATCACGTAAAATATCAGGATAACCAGAATCTGAACGAGCGAGAGCAGCGTGATACCCGTCGGCGGAATGAGCAGGAGCAGGAATGTGGCGAGCATGTTGATCACACTGGCCGGGATGATGATCGCAAACAGATAGCGCAATCTGACGATATAGGTGAGGGGCTCGCCCCAGAACCGCAGAAATGTGGCCAGCATCATCATCATGGCCATCATGATGAAAGGCTGGATCAGCATGGCGAGGTCGAAACTTCTCTGCACGACGGCGCGCCAGTCAACATCAGGAACGATGCTCGCATCCTCACCCGCACCGGCCATGAAACCCGCTTCGATCTGCTGCGTCGTGATTGTCATCAGACTGCCGTCCGGCTTGCCCCAGATGAACTGGGTGGCCACCGTGATTGCGATAAGGCCCAGCCAAAGGCGCGGGGATGGGGTAAAACGATAGCGTCCCCAATCGATGGTCTTTGCGGCTGCGAAGTAATCTGCTGGTGAGACAAAGAGCGTGGTCAGCGACCGCAGACTTCGTTTGTTCAGCCCCAATATGTCTTCGAGCAGTTCCTCCGAGCCCGGCTGACGGTCGCTGAATGACCCGGTCGTTCCGATGTCAGCCGAGAGTTCCGACAATTTCGGTCGGACTGTGTCCGTGTCATCCGACATAATGCGCTCCGCCCAAAGAAAAGGCCGCTCCAACTATGCTGGAGCGGCCGGATCGTGTCGAGTGGGAAGAGACCTAGAGGTCTTTCAGGCCCACGCTTGGTTTGAACTGAGCGGAGGTCTTTTCCTTGCTCATCATCTGTTCGCCTGTCTGCGGGTTCCGCATCTGGCGGGCAGGGCGATGCTTGGCGATGAATTTGCCGAAACCGGGCAGGTTCACTTCATTGCCGGCTTTCAGCTCGGCTGTGATGATATCCAGAACGCCGTTCAGGGCGTCGCCAGCGGCAGACTGGCTGGTGTCGAGATGGTCAGCCAGTTTGCCGACGAGTTCTTTCTTGTTCATCGTAGATACTCCTTCGATGTAAGCCCCTTGCCGAAGTGGGGGAGGCAATTGTGCAAAGCCTACCCATTCGGCTCCCCCTGTCACGAAAAACCCCACAAAACTGCGGTTTTTAGGGTGTATAAGCGACTTTTCAGTGTCTGAAGTGGCCCGGGAGAGGCACAATCCACGCGATTTCGACCATTTAGAGGCGAATCATTTTCGTAACGAAATGCAACTTGCCGCATCCGAACGGGGGCCTATGAGGTCGGATATGACGGAAGAACTCAAGGTTGGGCTGGTCGGTGCCGGCGTCTTTGCAGGTTACCATGCGGGGAAAGTGGCGGCCCATTCGCGGGCGTCGCTGAGCGGAGTGTTCGAGCCGGATCAGTCGCGGGCCGAAGCGCTCGCTGCGCAGCATGGTTGTGACGCCTTCAGTGATCTCGACCGTCTGGCTTCAGCGTCGGATGCGCTGATCATCGCCAGTCCGGCCAGCTATCACGCGGGCGCCGCCATCAAGGGATTGCTCGCAGGCTGTCATCTGCTGGTCGAGAAGCCACTCGCGACAAGTGTTGCGATCGCCGAGGCGATCGTGAACGAAGCGGGTCGCATCGGTCGTGTGTTGCAAGTAGGCCATCAGGAACGGATCGTTATGGAGGCCATCGGGTTGAAGGCTGTCGATGCGACTCCTCGAGAAATCCGTATCGTGCGGAACAGCCCGCGCGCGACCCGAAATCTGGATACCAGCATTGTCATGGACATGATGGTGCATGACCTGGATCTGCTGAACTGGCTCTACGGGTCCCCGGCATGGATCAGTGCGGAGCAGACGCGCTCGATCTATTCCGAACATATTGACGAAGCCCGGGCCGAGCTCGGTTATGAAGGCATGACGGCCTATCTGCAGTCGTCGCGCGATGCGGACAGCCGCCGCCGCTGGGTGCTCGATTATGCGGACGGGACGGTCGCCATCGATTTCGGTGACAAGACGCTGCGTCATGACACGCCGTTTGCGCTCAATCCTGATTTCGGAGACGACCCGGCTGTCCAGGACAGTCTCGCCGCAGCCTTCGACCGTTTTGTCCGGGCCTGCCTTGACGGCACACCGCCACTCGCGTCAGGTGCAGATGGGCTGGCTGCCGTGAGTGTGGCCGCTGCGATCGAGGGAACACCATGAACCGTTTGGCTAAAATCACGCTGACAGGTGCGGGCCTGCTGGTTCTGGGGGCTGCGGCGCTCCTGGTTTTCAAGGGTGATGACATTCGCCGTCTGGCGACCGTCAATACACTGTTCGACGCTGACAGGATCGTCGACAATTTCTCTAATATGGACCGGGCCTTCCTGACGCGCGATCTGTCCGTAACGCTGGCTGACGACTGGGCCGAGGATCCCCAGCCTTTGCCGGAGATGGTCGACATTGCCGGAACGGAGCGTCCACTCGCAGACGTGCTGGAGGAACTCGACACGACGGCGCTGGTCATCATCCGCGACGGGCAGTTGATCCATGAAAGCTATTATCGGGACACGCGTGCGGATGACCGCCGGATCAGCTGGTCCGTCGCGAAATCCTTCATGTCGGGCCTGTATGGAAAAGCGCTGGAAACGGGCGACATTGCCAGCCTCGACGACGAGATCACCCAATATGTGCCAGATCTGAAAGGCACGGCCTATGAGGGTGCCACGCTTCGCAACATCCTGAATATGAGCAGCGGCATTCGCTATAATGAGGATTATCTCGACCAGTCATCAGACATTAACAAGATGGGCCGCACGATCGCGCTGGGCGGATCGCTGGACACCTATACGACGAGCCTGAAAGACCGTCAGTTCGAACCGGGCACTGACTGGCAATATGTGTCGATGGATACGCATGTGGCCGCCTGGGCGCTGCGTAACGCGACGGGCAAGAGTTTGCATGAGCTCTGGGAAGAGACTTATGGGCCGCTGGGCTTTCGTCAGCCGCCTTTCTACCTGACAGACGGTGAGGGTGTGGCCTTTGCGCTGGGCGGGCTCAACCTGACGACGCGCGATTATGCCAAATTCGGGCAGCTTTTCCTGCAGGGCGGCGAATGGAACGGGCAGCAGCTTATCCCGGCAGACTGGGTGGCGCAGTCGACGGTCCACAGTGCGCCCGCCATGTCGGACCGGGGCGTCGGCTATGGCTATCAATGGTGGGTGCCCATGCCCGCCGCGCAGGACTATTTCGCCGTCGGGATTTATGGTCAGTATGTCTATGTCGATCCCAAGACCAATATCGTCATTGCCAAGAACGCCGCCGACCGCGAATTCATGTTCGCCGACGAGGTCGGCATGCATTCGATGAACAAGAATATCGAACTGATGCGCAGCTTGGCAGAACGGTTGGCGGAATAGACTAACCCGCCTCCTTGCGAGGACGGGTCGTCCTCGGCTCGCTTTCAGCGAGATGATGTCTTCCATCAGGCCTTTCGTGCCCGAATGGATGGTGAGCGCGCTCGCCGTCCGGCAATCGATTTCAGCGCTTCGAGCGCGTTCAGGCGTAGCATGGCAGGGTTGTCCGCCATGACTTTCGCCGCGTTAAGCAATGTCCGCGTTTCCGCGGTCGCTTCGTAATGCTAAGATATCATCTAAACTAGGAATTATGCCTCCGTAAGTTCGATGATTTGAAATCGATTCAATTGATCACAAAAACCGCAGCCGTTGGAAATATCAGTGACCGATGCGAGGCGAATTTAGGACGCTCCTCTATTATCCTGGTTATGCTTTGAAGCATGCGGGACGCTTTCTTAAGGTCATGCTTTCGACCTCTCCGAGACCCCCTCTCCCCGAGTTGTAGCTTTCATATCGATTGGCATATCCGGTATGCTCAGTGTTTCAACAAATGCTACGAATTCGGGCGCGAACACGGCCTTGCGCCCATCCCACCAAAACTGGATACCTTCACGCGCGCGGAATATCGACATGAACTGAGTCGTTGATTGAAAATATGTCTCTTCGACGAAGCCACTTTTATATTGGTAATAGACATTCTCAAAATGTTTGTAGAGGCCGAGAAGAATGGCATTTACCATCTCTGAATCTCTTCGCCCAAGCTGTTTATAAGCTACCACTGAGAACCATGCCTCAAAAAACATGTCGCTCTCGTCAGGCAAAGTCATCACTAGATTTATGAAACTGTCCGAAATTTCCTGATGCATTTGTGCCCTGGCGAGCCGATTACCATCCCGTATTTGAATGCCCACAAAAACAAGCGAGATAAGAATCGCGACTACAGCGACTGTTTGGCCGATGTAATAGATAGTTTCCAATGACATGAGAGCCCCCTTCGGCAATGTGAAACTGCCAATGTCTCGTGGAAAAATCCAGGGGTATGTTCTGTGAATCAATATGTTGATCGATGGATTGGATCCTCATCGAGTGACCGTATTTGGGCGTTTGAAGCCGCTCGCGCGGGCGGAATGCGATGCATCCTTAACTGCTTAACTTTAGGTGATTGCAGTTTATCGAATCCGTAGCCAACCCGAACTCATCGAACCGAAATCGATCGCCTGATCCCCATGCATTCAACAGCCACCACGTCGTCATCCGGCTCAAGCATACGGCACTCGCAAAGCGATCCGCACTGGCCGGGTGATGATTCCGGACCGTTAGAGCTCGGCTGCCTTCGCAGCGGAGACAGCCCATTCGTGGCGAGTTTTCCGTAACGCAAGAAAAAATTGAAAAAGGTCAGATAGGATAGCTGAGTTCCATGACCTTCGCCATGTTGAGATTGACGGGATTTTGATATCTTCCCATGGGTCTTTGCGAGTGGTAGCCGCGGCGGACAGAGAGAGGTTTATGTTCAATTTTATCGCGGAACTTCGACGGAGACATGTCCTCCGTGTCGCCGGCGCCTATGCTGTGGTCGGCTGGCTGCTCGCTCAGGTTTCCGTGACGCTTGAAACAGCACTCGAGCTGCCGAACTGGTTTGATACGGTGATCGTCTCCACGCTCCTGATTGGCTTTCCTATCGCTTTGCTGTTGGCTTGGGCCTTCGAAATCACGCCGGAGGGCGTCAAGCGGAGCAGCGCGGAAGACGGTACGGAAATCAAGGCGATGCGGGCGACAGATTACGCCGTGATCGCGGGACTACTCCTTGTTTCTGCACTAGCCGCTTGGCAGTTGGCAGGTATTGGCGGCGAAACAGGGGCTGATAAACCCACCCTCAATCGTGTCGTTGAGGCTGAAATGTCGAGTCCGGAGGTGGACACCAACCCCGTCAATGTCGCATCGATCGCCGTCTTGCCCTTCGCCGATCTGTCGGCCGACGGAGATCAGGAGTATTTCTCTGATGGTATCGCCGAAGAAATCCTCAATGTGCTCGCACGCGTCGACGGGTTGAAAGTCGCGTCCCGGACGTCCTCCTTTCAGTTCAAGGGGCGTGACGGGATCAACATTCCGGACGTGGCTCAGACGCTGGAGGTCGCACATGTGCTGGAAGGCTCTGTCAGAAAAGCGGGCGACACTGTCCGTATCACGGCACAGCTGATCAGAGCGGATTCCGACACGCATTTATGGTCTCAGACCTTTGATCGTCGCCTTACAGTCGAGAACATCTTCGAAATTCAGGATGAGATCGCGACCGGAATCGTGTCCCAGTTGGGAGACCAGATGGATCTGGGTCGCGTCAACACGCTGCGTTTCACGGCGGCTGCCGACACTGACAATCTTCGCGCCTATGAAGCCTATCTGGAAGCGCGTGACCTTCTGTCTCAGCGCAGCAATGACAACCTGCTTGAGATTATCGGCAGGTTCGAGTTGGCGACACAACTCGACCCCAATTTTGGCCGGGCGTGGGAAGCGCTTGCCGCAGCTTATTACGTTGCGCCAACATTTTCTGTTGGGCGGGCAAGAGCCGTCGATTTCGATAAGAACGCCAAAGAGGCCGCAGAAGCCGCACTGGCCATCAATGATCAGCTTCCGCTTGCTATCGCAATATCCAGCGGTGGCAATCTCGGTTTTGGCGCGAACGACACCGTCGCCTGGATGGAGGGCGTCAATAAGGGCCTGTCTATTGATCCTGATGAAGCCGTTCTGATCGGATGGCGGGGTCAGTATCTGACGTCTCTAGGTTATTTTGAGAAAGGGGAAGCGGATCTGCGCCGCGCTCTTGAGATCGATCCACTGGATTGGATTTCGGCCTCTTGGCTTATCCGTAACCTCATCCTGCAAAGGCGCGTTGACGAA
This genomic window from Algimonas porphyrae contains:
- a CDS encoding DUF983 domain-containing protein, translated to MNRRYHGRSPVETGIRLRCGNCGRGKLFYRYLKFKDECDVCGQSFAVADTADGPAFFVGFLALIIFTPAFVIAGLVPETRLGFVITMIVMTIIGLGSILLLLPVFKAVLFNLQIHHRAEEGKFTSFGEHGVVPENWKRKDQTNEPPTKKGQAKKDLAKPDHHPSGD
- a CDS encoding DUF2177 family protein; amino-acid sequence: MTDTIPLSTWIIAYVATLFVFLVVDLLWLGVFAKDFYAGQLGSLMAENVRWGAALLFYSLYIVGILIFASHHGLSGGSLMKTAIYGGLFGFFCYATYDMTNLATLQGWPIKMVFVDIVWGTVLTATCAVGGVWLTRMVTGS
- a CDS encoding cytochrome ubiquinol oxidase subunit I, with translation MLVGLFEGLDAVLLARIQFAFTVSFHFIFPAFTIGLASYLAVLNGLYLRTHDSKYLNLFKFWVKIFAITFAMGVVSGITMSYQFGTNWSVFSDKAGPVIGPLMAYEVLTAFFLEAGFLGIMLFGRSRVGPGLHMFACIMVAFGTALSATWILSVNSWMHTPTGYAIAENGQFVPVDWLEIMFNPSFPYRLAHTLTAAYLTTAFIVGGVGAWHLLRDHDHDRIHQGTRTMFSMAMWMAAIVAPLQIVLGDLHGLNTLEHQPQKVMAMEGHYESHPDGAPLYLFGIPNEEKQRLDYAIGIPKASSLILKHDLNAPLDGLDTIPVADRPPVAILFWSFRIMVGIGFLMLFVGLWSLWARYRRTLYTNRWLHRAALIMGPSGLVAVLAGWITTEVGRQPYTVWGLLRTSESASPLDAPAVGTSLLAFIIVYFFVFGAGVFYILRLMRAGPHVYEGGLAELADGPIRTAGITPAQQSQAKDKKEEG
- the cydB gene encoding cytochrome d ubiquinol oxidase subunit II; its protein translation is MEIVPWLAYSWAFLLALAVFIYVVLDGFDLGLGILYPFFPDRRDRDLLMNTVAPVWDGNETWLVLGGGGLFAAFPMAYGIVMPALYAPIIAMLLALVFRGVAFEYRWRTERWLKYWDWAFIGGSVVAAFSQGIALGALVQGIEVADRAYAGGWWDWLSPFSLLCGVAVIVGYALLGATWLIMKTDGPVQDRARKLAWIFGIATVLCIGAVSLITPFLDSVYYYRWFEMPGLLISAPVPMAVAIILFLLFRSLRVHHHEYRPFILSLILFALCFVGLGISIFPDLIPPDVTILDAATPYNSQIFMFVGAVVLLPLILGYTAYAYWVFRGKTDPDEGYH
- a CDS encoding DUF2474 domain-containing protein; its protein translation is MRDPAGNWGSRLVWFVGLWAAGVLAVTIIGFAIRAMIL
- a CDS encoding MBOAT family O-acyltransferase; this encodes MNFASVTFLFFFLPVIVALYFVLRSRGARNVFLLIASLFFYAWGEGAGLSLLLISIMMNHEFSLRIAKRPQPWLAIGITANLALLVAFKYLGLITETVGLPRIEPRLPLGISFYTFQAMSLLIDVSRGSKPATNAIRTGLYISMFPQLIAGPIVRWDEIRAQIVERRESWDRFCDGTKLFMLGLAQKVLIADVIAQVADSAFGADATTLGPTAAWIGLAAFTLQIYFDFAGYSNMAIGLGRIFGFELPRNFEHPYSAASFQEFWRRWHMTLSRWFRDYLYIPLGGSRDGAARTYRNLLIVFVLCGLWHGAAWTFLLWGLWHGVFLIGERLARSRGFPKMPRLIGVIYTVLFVSLGWVLFRADSLPHALAYWAALIPGGEGGDMIGVPQSAAFAMIVGALLAWDGWKGLGARIRTPELVGTTLSWTLIAGLTILCFAAVASTTHQPFLYFRF
- a CDS encoding class II 3-deoxy-7-phosphoheptulonate synthase; this encodes MQKWTPSSWRTKPAKHIPDDYPDMDALHAVEDTLRGYPPLVFAGEARRLKARLAEVAMGKAFLLQGGDCAESFKEFHPDNLRDMFRVMMQMAVVLTYGGGQPVVKLGRIAGQFGKPRSSPIEERDGLTLPSYRGDNINGMAFEPDARTPDPERLLKAYGQSAATLNLLRAFSTGGYANLRNIHKWTLGFVSDSAASQRYEALCNTISDALDFMEACGVTPQSTPQMSATDYYTSHEGLLLGYEEAMTRIDSMTGRWYDTSAHMLWIGNRTRQLDHAHVEFFRGIENPIAMKIGDGLEPDELLRLTDVLNPNNEPGRLTLIARYGHDKVAKGLPTLARAIKAAGKHVVWSCDPMHGNTIKTASGFKTRPVDHIMSEVRTFMQVLHSEGCWPGGVHFEMTGQDVTECVGGGVRAVAEEDLSSRYHTHCDPRLNADQALELAFLIAEELKSYRSGEATRQAV
- a CDS encoding HU family DNA-binding protein, which gives rise to MNKKELVGKLADHLDTSQSAAGDALNGVLDIITAELKAGNEVNLPGFGKFIAKHRPARQMRNPQTGEQMMSKEKTSAQFKPSVGLKDL
- a CDS encoding Gfo/Idh/MocA family protein; the encoded protein is MTEELKVGLVGAGVFAGYHAGKVAAHSRASLSGVFEPDQSRAEALAAQHGCDAFSDLDRLASASDALIIASPASYHAGAAIKGLLAGCHLLVEKPLATSVAIAEAIVNEAGRIGRVLQVGHQERIVMEAIGLKAVDATPREIRIVRNSPRATRNLDTSIVMDMMVHDLDLLNWLYGSPAWISAEQTRSIYSEHIDEARAELGYEGMTAYLQSSRDADSRRRWVLDYADGTVAIDFGDKTLRHDTPFALNPDFGDDPAVQDSLAAAFDRFVRACLDGTPPLASGADGLAAVSVAAAIEGTP